The Thermodesulfobacteriota bacterium genome segment AAAAATACGGGTCTTTTAAGCACAGAGCCCATGGATATCAAGGGAACCAAGGTCACCCCCTATGACCTTGCCCTTAAACTTTGGGAGACGATTCCCCGAGGGAGGGATAACGGTCCCCAGTCCTCGGGTCTTAAGGTCATTGTCAAGGGAGAAAGAGACGGCAAGAAAATTACTTACACCGCTGACATGGTGGGCAGAATGGCTCCGGGAACCGGACTTCCCGCCTCCATTGCAGCGCTTATGATGGATGCCGGTGATGTCACTCAAAAAGGGGTGGTGGCTCCGGAAGGCTGCATCGATCCAGCCAAATTTCTTGGCGCATTTTTAAAAAGAGGCGCCAGAATTCACCAGACAGAAAAAATTTCATCCATGTTTGCAGTTTAACTCATTACAGGAGATTTTTCATGAAAGAAACAGAAAAATTAAATATCACTAAAAGCCGGGAACTGTTTGAGGAGGCAACCACACTTATTCCCGGCGGGGTCCTGGGTGCCAGAAAGCCGGCCGATTTTATTGACGGAGAATACCCCATCTTTCTTGAATCAGGCAAAGGCTGCCGCCTGATCGATGTGGACGGAAATGAATTTATTGATTTTCTCTGCGGTTACGGGCCCATCATCCTGGGTTACCGTGAAGAAGAGGTCGATGAAGCGGTTTTTAAACAGATCAAAGAGAAGGGATTCTGTTTCACTCTGACGCAGAAATTCCAGAACGAACTTGCTAAAAAGCTGACCCAGATTGTGCCCTCTGCTGAAATGAGCATTTTTTTAAAAACCGGGTCCGATGCAACCACCGCCAGCATCCGTATTGCAAGGGCCTATACCAATAAACTCAAAGTAATGCGTTGCGGTTACCATGGCTGGCACGACTGGTGTGTCGAGATGAAAGGCGGAATTCCGTTAAAATTCTACGAAGATGTGTATGAATTTCAATACAACAATCTGGATCAGCTTCAAGACTTAATGGCCACCCATGGTGAAGAAACCGCTGCCATCATCATGACGCCTTTCGGCCACCCCAACCATCAAAAAATGCAGATCCCCAAGCCCGGATTCCTTGAAGGGGTCAGGGAAATTGCCGACAGGTATGGCGCGGTGCTTGTTTATGATGAAATTCGTACCTGTTTCAGGCTTTCAATGGGTGGTGCCCAAAGGCTTTATGGTGTGACCCCCGATCTGACGGTTCTTGGAAAAGCCATGGCCAACGGATACCCCATCTCTGTTGTCACCGGAAAAAAGAATGTCATGATGGCAGCTGAACACAAGCTGTTTATCTCTTCTACTTTTTTCCCCAACAGCGAAGCTTTTGTAGCCGCGCTTAAAACCATTGAAATCCTTGAACGGGATAATGTGCTGGACGATATCTGGGAAAAAGGTGAACGGTTGATGAAAAATATTCAGCAGGTGATTGATAAGCATGATATAGGCGCTGAGCTGACCGGTGTGGCCCCCATGTTCT includes the following:
- a CDS encoding aminotransferase class III-fold pyridoxal phosphate-dependent enzyme — translated: MKETEKLNITKSRELFEEATTLIPGGVLGARKPADFIDGEYPIFLESGKGCRLIDVDGNEFIDFLCGYGPIILGYREEEVDEAVFKQIKEKGFCFTLTQKFQNELAKKLTQIVPSAEMSIFLKTGSDATTASIRIARAYTNKLKVMRCGYHGWHDWCVEMKGGIPLKFYEDVYEFQYNNLDQLQDLMATHGEETAAIIMTPFGHPNHQKMQIPKPGFLEGVREIADRYGAVLVYDEIRTCFRLSMGGAQRLYGVTPDLTVLGKAMANGYPISVVTGKKNVMMAAEHKLFISSTFFPNSEAFVAALKTIEILERDNVLDDIWEKGERLMKNIQQVIDKHDIGAELTGVAPMFYITFKKDQADAYKGKRKDFYTQLIRRGFFFTPFHHAYICYRHTQEDLDQTVNAIDESLNFIKEKYA